The window GACGGTGGTTGGAACAGGGGAGGGCATACCCGAAGCCCGTTCAAGGGCCTATAAAGTCATTAAGAAGATAGGTTTTGAAGGAGCCAGGTTCAGAAGCGATATAGCGCTGAAAGGAGGAGGGAGACCTTGGCAGAACCGGTTGCAGGAATAGTACTTGGCTCTGTTTCGGACCTCGAGCTCGGGATCAAGGTCAAGGAAGTCTTCGAGGCGCTCGGGATATCCTTCGAGGTGACGGTGGCTTCAGCCCACCGTACTCCCGACGATGCCGTCAATTACGCAAGGAACGCGAGGGCGAGAGGTCTCAAGACCATCATCGCCGTGGCGGGACTTTCGGCCGCCCTTCCCGGGGTACTGGCCGCCCATACAACTCTTCCTGTCATCGGAGTCCCCGCTCCGGCAGGAAGCTTGGGAGGGATGGACGCGCTGCTAGCGATGGCCCAGATGCCGCCGGGCGTTCCCGTAGGCACCATGGGTATAGCCTCGGCCAGAAATGCAGCGCTTTTCGCAGCCAGGATAATAGCCCTCTACGATGAACAGGTTCATGAAAAGGTCTTGGAAGACGCGGCAGATGCCAAAGGGAAAGTAATAGAGTCAAGATCGGAAATCCGCGATCTGCCCTCGCCTCCCCCGTCAGCGTTCAAAGGGATGTAGCCTGCGGGGACCCGTCAAGGGTCCCCGATGCACTACAAGGGGACGATCATTGCAAGGGAGAGGTAGGCGCCCAGGTAACCCGTAGGAAGACAAAGGATCCGCCCAGGGGTGGCAATATCCTGAAGACTCCCGGGAAAGTGAAAGCGCTCGGAGAAACGATGGGAGTAACATTCAACTTCTGCGATGGATTCCCACGTATCCCAGGTAAAACAGCACGGGGAGCAGGACGAACTTGCCGTAACCCGAAAAGAACTGCCGGAAAAGGGGCACGTTGATCAGCAGCTTGACGGCCAAGGCCAGTGTTACGGTCAGGAACAGGAGGGCCATCAAGGGTGAGTGTTTTCTTTCGTCCTTTTTTCCTCTTTCTCCGCCTTCGTCGCTCATTTGATATCACCTGCTTCCGCATAGGCCTTGAGGATCATCGCGTCGCTAATATTGCCTCCGCTTATCACTATACCTGTCTTCCGACCAGCGGTATCGATCTTCCCGCTCAGCACCGCGGCCACCCCGACGGAACCAGCGCCCTCGACCACCTGGTGATGGTTGGAATGCAAAAAAACGATGGCCTTGGCTATTTCGAGCTCCGAAACCTCCGTGAGACCCGACACGACTTTCCGAATAAGTGGGAAAAGAACCCCCGAGGCGGCTCCTGAAAGGGCATCGGCATAGGTCTCACTCTCCGCCACCGGCAC of the Thermovirga sp. genome contains:
- the purE gene encoding 5-(carboxyamino)imidazole ribonucleotide mutase, producing MAEPVAGIVLGSVSDLELGIKVKEVFEALGISFEVTVASAHRTPDDAVNYARNARARGLKTIIAVAGLSAALPGVLAAHTTLPVIGVPAPAGSLGGMDALLAMAQMPPGVPVGTMGIASARNAALFAARIIALYDEQVHEKVLEDAADAKGKVIESRSEIRDLPSPPPSAFKGM
- a CDS encoding pyridoxal-phosphate dependent enzyme; its protein translation is FAEREGLVYVSAYEDHHIICGQGTLGLEFLMEVPDLDLLIVPISGGGLISGVAMAARALRPGIEIVGVHAATNPSWKVAWDSGAVVPVAESETYADALSGAASGVLFPLIRKVVSGLTEVSELEIAKAIVFLHSNHHQVVEGAGSVGVAAVLSGKIDTAGRKTGIVISGGNISDAMILKAYAEAGDIK